One window of the Corallococcus exiguus genome contains the following:
- a CDS encoding DUF4350 domain-containing protein has translation MRNARVAIVLGLMIAVALAVGLASHEAPPDSPVPSITNPGPLGLKALFVYLEERGRDVSAQTTSLDSIPADTRTLVIAAPQAQPVTKEEVAALERFVRGGGTLVYLSPHALAEHQPGMEDWLHITSGALPGTNHQGLASEWVDPAGVTVDVWLPAGALRDLSLLRVARDRSLRVEHGDAVPLAGLGGASVLWRWGLDQGEVYVAAGPDLAENRRLELLDNLRFWDALAARGPLRFDEFHHAVITRPPLSQGLWVFIAQSLAVGLVYVVSRGTRFGAPRPVRVERHRSSREYVRSLGWLMRRAKVEAELLPELDTGLRRLMHERLGIAPSLPDAEAARLLAETCGIPARDYLDAKEDLVRTRERTPIRPADYTRLARRYALLERRVTGRAGDLQE, from the coding sequence GTGAGGAACGCGCGCGTCGCGATCGTCCTGGGCTTGATGATCGCCGTGGCGCTGGCGGTGGGCCTTGCCTCGCACGAGGCCCCGCCGGACTCGCCCGTGCCATCCATCACGAACCCGGGCCCGCTGGGGCTCAAGGCCCTCTTCGTCTACCTGGAGGAACGCGGACGGGACGTCAGCGCGCAGACGACATCCCTGGACTCGATTCCCGCCGACACGCGCACGCTGGTCATCGCCGCGCCGCAAGCCCAGCCCGTGACGAAGGAAGAAGTCGCCGCATTGGAGCGCTTCGTCCGAGGCGGCGGCACGCTGGTGTATCTGTCTCCGCATGCGCTGGCGGAACACCAACCGGGCATGGAGGACTGGCTGCACATCACCTCGGGCGCACTGCCCGGTACGAACCACCAGGGCCTTGCCTCCGAATGGGTGGATCCCGCCGGCGTCACCGTGGACGTGTGGCTGCCCGCTGGCGCGCTGCGCGACCTGTCGCTCCTGCGCGTGGCCCGGGATCGGAGCCTGCGAGTAGAACACGGAGACGCGGTGCCGCTGGCGGGCCTGGGCGGCGCGAGCGTGCTGTGGCGCTGGGGCCTGGACCAGGGCGAGGTCTACGTCGCCGCGGGCCCGGACCTCGCGGAGAACCGGCGACTGGAGCTGCTCGACAACCTGCGCTTCTGGGATGCGCTCGCCGCGCGCGGCCCCCTGCGCTTCGACGAGTTCCACCACGCCGTCATCACCCGCCCGCCCCTATCCCAGGGCCTCTGGGTCTTCATCGCGCAGAGCCTCGCCGTGGGGCTCGTCTACGTCGTCTCCCGAGGCACGCGCTTCGGCGCGCCCCGGCCCGTGCGCGTGGAGCGGCACCGCTCATCTCGCGAGTACGTGCGCTCCCTGGGCTGGCTCATGCGCCGCGCGAAGGTGGAGGCGGAGCTGTTGCCGGAGCTCGACACCGGCCTGCGACGCCTGATGCACGAGCGCCTGGGCATTGCCCCTTCCCTGCCGGACGCGGAGGCCGCGCGCCTCCTGGCGGAGACCTGCGGCATCCCCGCGCGCGACTACCTGGACGCGAAGGAAGACCTCGTGCGCACGCGGGAGCGCACACCCATCCGCCCCGCCGACTACACCCGCCTCGCTCGCCGCTACGCCCTGCTGGAGCGCCGCGTGACGGGTCGCGCTGGCGATCTCCAGGAATGA
- a CDS encoding DUF4129 domain-containing protein, which yields MPALPLLLLLAALPPCADREAVSRRLEDTARSRPAAFNAEVNRLMEALDGVPLPPGTSGQTEPDRARQLTVYLEAVCALDAEPAVSPGVTSEPERLRAILDRPEFARARQRNSDLLTRLLRELQTWLEGLFESRGAQGFAVATRAVMLGLALAVVLFGVLRVRWRRSKKTVTAQGVEGEAAPLELDTPGEHLGRARTALETEDAREAIREGLLGLLSTLEQRKLARPDRVKTNRELAAELPTRGAPARVTGEVERLVGWYDRAFYSLEPVSREEATRFVESVEQLHGSLAEVRP from the coding sequence GTGCCCGCCCTGCCCCTGCTCCTCCTGCTGGCTGCCCTGCCCCCGTGCGCTGACCGGGAGGCCGTGTCGCGCCGGCTCGAGGACACGGCGCGCTCGCGGCCCGCCGCGTTCAACGCGGAGGTGAACCGGTTGATGGAGGCGCTGGACGGAGTGCCCCTGCCGCCCGGAACCTCCGGCCAGACGGAGCCCGACCGTGCACGGCAGCTCACCGTGTACCTGGAGGCCGTGTGCGCTCTGGACGCGGAGCCGGCCGTATCGCCCGGCGTGACGAGCGAGCCGGAGCGGCTGCGCGCCATCCTCGACCGGCCGGAGTTCGCGAGAGCCCGGCAGCGCAACAGCGACCTGCTGACGCGCCTCTTGCGCGAGCTGCAGACCTGGCTGGAGGGCCTCTTCGAATCCCGGGGGGCGCAGGGCTTCGCGGTGGCCACGCGCGCGGTGATGCTGGGCCTGGCGCTGGCGGTGGTGTTGTTCGGCGTGCTTCGGGTGCGCTGGCGCCGGAGCAAGAAGACCGTCACCGCGCAGGGAGTGGAAGGTGAAGCCGCGCCCCTGGAATTGGACACGCCTGGAGAACACCTGGGCCGGGCGCGCACCGCGCTGGAGACGGAGGACGCGCGCGAGGCCATCCGCGAAGGCTTGCTGGGCCTGCTGTCCACGCTGGAGCAGCGCAAGCTGGCGCGGCCGGACCGCGTGAAGACGAACCGCGAGCTCGCCGCGGAGCTGCCCACTCGAGGCGCCCCCGCGCGCGTGACGGGTGAAGTGGAGCGGCTGGTCGGTTGGTACGACCGGGCCTTCTATTCGCTGGAGCCGGTGTCGCGCGAAGAGGCCACCCGCTTCGTGGAGTCCGTGGAGCAGTTGCACGGCTCGCTCGCGGAGGTCCGACCGTGA